The Legionella lansingensis DNA window AGAAATACGGTATAAGGAATTAATCGGTCCTGAGAAGATAGTTTTTGTGTGGGGTTATTCAAATTATGTTTTAAAAGACGATAATCGTCCAAAGATAAGTGGGTAAATTGCGGCCCACCTTTAACATCCCCAATTGCCCAAATACCAGGCACGGAAGTTTCAAGGAATTGATTAACCTTAATAAATCCTCGCTCATCCAAAGTCACATTGGTTTGCTGCAAATCCAATCCTTCTGTATTAGCCACCCGTCCCACAGCAACTAAAACATGGCTACCCTTAACAATGTCCGTTTTGTTTTGGTGACTGATCTCAATGACTACATCACCATTTGCCTCGCGGATATGATTGATCTTGGTATTCAAAGCAAAACGGATGCCCTCCTGGGTTAACAGATTAAGGACTTGTTCAGCAATATCTTTATCTTCACGATTTAAAAACTCTGGACTGGCTTCGATAACCGTGACATCAGCACCAAACCGGCGAAACATTTGCGCAAATTCCAAGCCAATGTAGCCTCCACCAATAATTAACAAATGTTTGGGTACTTCATCCAATTTCATTAAGCTTTCATTAGTGAAATACTTGATTTTATCGATCCCAGGGATTAGAGGAATAAAAGGCAATGCACCTGTGTTGAGAAAAATGTTATTCGCCGTGATCTCCAGTTTACTTTGTCCTTGGCGAGGTGAAGAAAGATTAACTTCGATCCGTTTATGACCAATAAAACGAGCTCTACCAAGCATCAAATCCATGCCTGAATCTAAAAACTGCTTAAGGTTAGCTTCACGCATAGCATTAACAACGCTATCTTTGCGAGCCCGTACTGCTTTAAAATCAATAGGCTCTAACTTGGCCCGCACACCATAGTTTTGTGCTATCCGACAATAATGAGCAACTTTTGCGGATTGGACGAGTGTTTTAGTAGGGATACAAGCCACATTAATACAAGTACCACCAATCTGATTATCTTCAATCATTGCTACTCGCTGTCCGCTTTTCGCGAGATCCATTGCCAGGGTTTTTCCGCCTTTACCGCCCCCTAAAATAATAGCGTCATATTGTTGCACCATGGTGATCTCCAAATCTTATTCTTACTAGTCCATGCACTTGCATAATGAATTTAACTATATCCATTCTCCCTATACATCGTCAAAGCAAAATCACCGTCCTGGATCAAATTTTGCTAGAGAACATTCAATTATCTTATGAGCGAATAAGATGGACTCTAATATAAAGGAAGATGGCCTTTACTTATTCAAATTATTTGGTTTTGAGGTAAGACTTGATTGGACATGGTTTTTCCCAGCCATTCTTATTACGTGGACACTTGCTGCTGGTTATTTCCCCCTAAGATTTCCGGGTTTTAGTGTAAGCCATTATTGGATTATGGGGATCGCTGGAGCAATAGGACTTTTTTTATCAATTATATTGCATGAGTTATGTCATTCCTTAGTCGGACGGCTATATGATATCCCTATTTCAGGAATTAAACTGTTTGTTTTCGGCGGAATAGCGAAAATGAGCGCCGAGCCACCGAGCCCTAAGTCAGAGTTCTTAATGGCCGGTGCTGGCCCCTTGCTTAGTATTGGTTTAGGAGTAGCTTTTTATATTCTTTTGCAAATCGGTACTCAGGCGAACTGGCCTATTTTGTTCAATGGCGTAATAAGCTATCTGAGCATGATCAATTTTGTTCTGGCGGTCTTTAATTTGCTACCTGGGTTCCCTCTGGATGGTGGGCGGATACTGCGTTCCATCCTATGGTGGTGGTCTAATGATCTGAAATGGGCTACCCGCATTGCTTCCAAAGGCGGAACCTGGCTAGGCTTCAGCATGATTTTCTTTGGGATCATCCAATTTATTCAAGGAGCACTCATCGCTGGGCTCTGGATGGTCTTAATTGGTTTCTTTCTGCAATCCCTTTCGAAGATGTCCTATAAAGAGCTCTTTATTAAAGAAATGTTTCGTGGGGAGGCTATAAAGAAATACGTCAAAACGAACCCAATCTGGGTGGAATCTGATATGACGCTGCAAGAATTAGTGGATAATTATTTCTATCAGTACTACCACAAACTCTATCCGGTTATGCGAAATGGTAGATTGGTAGGCAGTATTTCCTTTGATACTGTAGGCGAAATAGAAAAGAAAGAATGGCCTAGTGTTAGAGTCAAGCAAGTAATGTCTGACTGCTCAGAAAAGAATGTCGTCGACGTTGAAACAGACGTCGCAAAGGTTCTTGAGATCATGCAGGCTCACAATGTAAATCGTTTGATTGTCACGCAACATGGCAAGCTCTATGGAATGATTACGCTTAAGGATTTAATGGATATCGTTTTTATCAAGCGCGTACTTAGGGGCTAGCTTTGGAATAACTCAACACCCATCCTTAACTCAATGGCAGTGATGCTTAACTCGAATAATATTTAGTTCATCTGTCTTGATTTTCATTTCCATGCTTATTCTCTGGTTCTTCTTTATTCTTTGGTTCTTCTGATTTCTGTTCAATGAACTGAATTAGTTTGTCTTGAAAAAGATCCACAGTATAGGCATGAGAGATTTCAATTCCCTCGCTATCTAAGGCTTTTTTGATACCTGATAATACTTCATCACGTGAATAGCGAATATCACCGGGTTTGGGCTTTGTCCACCATGTAATTTCGAAGTTAACACCTGAAGCACTTAACTCCTGTACATAAATTTGAATGTACTGATCTTTATTAACCGATTCACATTGAGTGACGGCATCTTTGAGCACGTTGCGTATTTTTTCCAGGTCATCATTATAATTAAAACCACAAATTGCCTGTATTCTTCTGAATTTTTGATCTGTCAGCACACGAACTGAGTTAGTAAATAATAATGCATTTGGGATGACAATGCGTACACCATCCGTGCGACGAATATGCGTATTACGCACAGACACATGTTCTACTGTGCCATCCTGCTGAGTTGTCTCGATGTAATCGCCTATATGAAACGGCTCGCGCAGCAGAATTAAAATTCCAGCCAGGAAATTTTCAATAATATCTTTAAAGGCAAAACCGATGGCGATCGATGAAATACCTAATGCCGTCAAAACGTTTGCTGGAGTTACCGATGGGAAAAGAATGGTTGCTACGATTAGAATACCAACCAACCAAATCAGAATCGTCATCATTTTTTGGAGAACAATCACTAAATTCGAACGAATCCACATGCGCCTTAGATATTTTCTGAACAAAAAAGCGCTCGTTTTGGCAACGAAATGGGTAATGATTAAAAAAAGGATGGCAATGAGGATATAGGGTGAGCGAGAAGCAAACTCTTTCGCGAAACCATCGAGTGTTTTTAGAACAATATTAACATATTCCATCATTAATCATCCCTACGGTTTTATATTTCACAATAAGTACCAATAGTTATGGTTCTATCGTGCGGCAAGTGAAAAAAATCAATGTCAAAAGCAGAATTGTTTAAGAGAAAAACAAACATTTTTTTCTGCCAATAAAATAAACGCGGGCGTTTCTTCTTGGTGATGTTGATCCTCTCTACTAAAAATGTAGCCTTATCCACATCCAGGGAGAAAGGTAAGACATCATGTTCATCACACAGCGATAGTGCGTAAGGGACATTAATTCTCTGCATAAAGCCGTAATGCAGCTTCAAATCATAAATTTCCGAGGTCAATGTTTCAAGTTCATATCGTTTTTTTATCGGAAGATAGGGATAATTTTCGATGACAATACTTACAATTAATACTGTTCTAGGGACCATATGATTCAAATCGAGATAATGCAGAAAAGTTCCTCCGCTTTTATCGTAGGGATCGGTTATAAAAATGGCAGTTAAGTCTTCAATATGATTCAATTTCTCATGCTCAAATTTTTTGATAATTTCAGGCAATGCCATTTTGTTCATGTAGTAAGAGGAACGTAGAAGTTTCATCCCCTTATTCCAGGTGATCATAATCACCCCCGTTAATGAAGCAAACACCAGAGGGATCCAGGCACCTTGATTTATCTTGTGCAAATTCGCCCCTAAAAACATTAAATCAATCAACATAAACAGACTAAAAACCCAGATTATTTTGAAAAGCGACCAATTCCAAAATAATCGAGCCACAAAAATGACGAGTATCGTCACAATAATCATCACTAGGTTAACAGCCATACCAAAGGCTGCAGCCAATGCCCCGGAGCTTCTTAAAATGACAACCAATAAAAGGGTGCCAAAAGCAAGAATGAAATTGATTTGTGGAACATAGACCTGACCTTTTTCATCTCTAGAGGTATGAATGATCGATAGCCGCGGACACACATTAAGTAAGATGGCTTGTTTGGCGAGTGAAAAGCTGGCTGAAATGATTCCTTGTGATGCAATGATGGTAGCAATCGTTGCGATGATAATTAACGGATAAGAGAACCAGGAAGGCGCAAGGGCATAAAATGAATTTGATATTGCTTGCGGATTCTCCAATAAATAAGCACCCTGTCCAAAATAATTCAAGAACAAGGCGGGAAACACAACAACAAACCAGGCTACACGGATTGGCGTTCTACCGAAATGCCCTAAATCAGCATACATTGCTTCTGCTCCCGTGATAACAAGAAAAACACCACTTAATAAAATATAGGCATGCCAGCCACCATGATAAAAAAATTTAAAGGCATAATAAGGGTTAATGGCATAGAGGACGACTGGATTGTGAAATAATGCAACACCACCTAATATTCCTATGGTAATAAACCAGCAAAATAAAATAGGCCCAAAAGTAGAACCAATTTTACCTGTACCAAAACGCTGAAAAAGGAATAAACAAAGAAGAAGAAAGAATGAAAGTGGAACAATGAGATAACTAAAATAGGGGGAAATGACTTTCAAGCCTTCAATGGCACTGATTACTGAAATGGCAGGGGTAAGCATGCCATCTCCCAAAAGTAGTCCTGCACCAACAATACCAATAAGAAAAAGCAATTGCGGGTATGATCGCTCATGTCTCTTAAGTAAAGATAGCAAAGCCAATATACCACCTTCGCCTTCATTATCGGCACGTAAGAAAACCGTCATATAGCAGATTGAAATCACTAAAATGAGGGACCAGAAGACTAAGGATAAAACACCAAGAATGTTTTCAAAAGTCAGCGGCATGTTAGGAAAGACTTGCTGAAGCGCGTAAAGCGGGCTAGTCCCAAGATCGCCATAGACAACACCAAGAGCGCCTAGTGACAATGGCAAAGTCTTTTTCGTATTATTTGGCATCTTAACCACAAGATAAATAAGTTATTTATAGACTATCCTTTAAAGCCATCAATAACAAATCTCATTCAAGATCACGACGCAGACGATCAAGGCTGCACAATAGACTTCTTATTCGCTGCGCAAAGAGACCACTGGCTCTAATTTTGCAGCCCTTCTTGCAGGGTAGAAACCAAAAAAGATGCCTGTTGCAACGGAAACAGCAAAACCTGCAAGAGGAGGTGTGAGCAATAAGGTAAAGGTCCAATGACTGAAATAAGCAACTACCCAGGTAAAAATCAGACCTAAAATCACACCGAGAACGCCTCCTAAAAATGATAGCATCACTGATTCGATAAGAAACAGGATTTGGATTTCATGATTCTTTGCCCCTACAGCCTTGCGTATACCAATTTCTTTTTTACGCTCACTGACAGAAACCAACATGACATTCATAACCCCAATGCCTCCCACGAGCAAGGAAATACCACCAATAACCGCCAATAACAAAGTAAAGATATGACCTTGACTTTCCATGCCTGCGATGATTTGTTTGGCACTACGCGAAAAGACATTTAATTTGGGATTTTGCGCTATGATGAGCTGCTTAACCTGCTCAATGATGTCATCAATTGGACTATCCTCCTCCAGTTGCAAAATGGCATTATTGATTTTGTTCTCTTTGCTAATCAAAGCTACCCCTGCAATGGGAATAATGACTGCCTGGTTTATATCCTCATTAAAAAAACCGTTTTCTTTCCAGGGCTGAGCGACACCAATAATCGTATAGAGTGCTTGGCCGATTCGTAATTGTTTACCAATGGGATCATCAAAATGAATGTCTTGTAACTGCTTAGCCAAGCCATCGCCGATAACACAAAAATGCTCGAAGGATTCAACAAAAGAAACAAAATGACCTCGCGCCAATTGAATATGGATGATATTGGCCAACGATTCATCAGCACCAATCACCGCACCTTGTAAAATCTTACCTTCGAAACTCATAGGCTGATACGTCGTGCTATAAGGGGCAATTTTTTTAATCGCAGGAATTCTTTCGGGCAGTTGTCGCCATAAACTAAGGGATAAGTCATCCCCACCACTTGATTTTCCTGGAGTCTGCTGAAAAACCGAAACAGCAAGGAGATCAGTCCCCAAAGCTTTAAATTGTTCTAAAGCCTTTTCCGTAGCTAACTCTCCACAGCAAAGCAGAGCAACAACTGCCGCCGTGCCCACAAGAATACCTAATACAGCCAGCAATGATCGTAATTTTGCTGCAGTCAAGTTCACTAAAGCTTGGGGAAGATGGTGCCACCAGCTCATTGATACCTCTCAGCAATAATTTCACCATCGGCCAGCGTTATCCGGCGAGCACATTGCGCTGCAACTTGTTCATCATGAGTCACTAAAATGATGGTACATCCTTCAGTATGCAAATGATGAAAGAGGTTCATGACTTCTGTACCTGTCCGAGAATCAAGAGCACCTGTTGGTTCATCAGCTAAAATAACGCGTGGCTCCCCAACCAAGGATCGGGCAATGGCTACCCGTTGTTGCTGGCCACCAGATAATTGTGTTGGTCGATGATGCATGAAGGTAGCCATACCTACACGCTCCAGAGATACCCGCACACGTTCTTTAATCTCTGCCTTTGGCATATGGCGATACGTTAACGGTAAAGCGACATTTTGTTCAGCAGTAAAACGCGGTAACAAGTTAAATTGCTGAAAGACGAAACCAATGCTTTGGTTACGCAACGCTGCTAATTCATCTTCGTTTAAAGCGGCGACCCTGTGCTCTCTTAACAAATATTCCCCAGTATCCGCCTTATCCAGTAAACCAATGATATTCATCAACGTTGACTTCCCGGAACCAGAGGCACCAACAATAGCCAAAAGCTCCCCTTCATCAACATTTAATGAGACATCTTTCAGAACCTTGGAACGAAGTCCACCCACGTCGTAAGTCTTGCTTATATTTTTTAATTGAATTAATGACTTCTTAGTCATAAGCCACCACATCCCCCGATTTTAAACCAGAGGCAACAATGACTTTATCGGCTTGGGCAGCCCCTGTAGAAACAATCCTTGTACTTAAGGAACCGTCATTGGCGCGTAATTTAACGACACTCTTTCCTTTTTCCTGTTTGACCGCGGCAATGGGGATGAGCAATTGATTGCTGGTATCAATGTCAATAGCGATAGAAGCACTCATACCCACTTTAATCCAATTGCGCTGCTCAGGCGTCAAACTCTTCACTTCAACCACGGCACTAAAAGAAGGCAGCCCCCCGCTGCCGGTATCAGTAGCCTGGGCATTGACAGCAACCAACTCGCCCTTGAGAGCTTGCCTGCCAAGCGCTATCCCGGTGATTGTTGCCGGCATACCAGTATGAATCTTATCAATATCGACCTCTGGCACATCAATTTCTACACTAATGCCTGTTAAATCGCCAACCAAGGCAATGACTTGATTTGGCTTAACAGCAGTACCTACATTAAGCTTACTGGATTTATCATCACTTGCTTTGGGAGGATAAAGTAGGATTCCATCAGCAGGCGCTTTAAGACGGATGAGATGATGATTGGTTGCCAGGGCTTGCCTGACCTTATCAAACTCCGCGATGCTTAGGGAAGATAACTTTTGATTTGAGCCATCATCCATTCTCTCTAACATTTCGCCGAGCTTGCGAGTAGCTTGCATTAAAGTCATGCGCGCCGTATCAAGACCTGATTTTTCGCT harbors:
- a CDS encoding mercuric reductase produces the protein MVQQYDAIILGGGKGGKTLAMDLAKSGQRVAMIEDNQIGGTCINVACIPTKTLVQSAKVAHYCRIAQNYGVRAKLEPIDFKAVRARKDSVVNAMREANLKQFLDSGMDLMLGRARFIGHKRIEVNLSSPRQGQSKLEITANNIFLNTGALPFIPLIPGIDKIKYFTNESLMKLDEVPKHLLIIGGGYIGLEFAQMFRRFGADVTVIEASPEFLNREDKDIAEQVLNLLTQEGIRFALNTKINHIREANGDVVIEISHQNKTDIVKGSHVLVAVGRVANTEGLDLQQTNVTLDERGFIKVNQFLETSVPGIWAIGDVKGGPQFTHLSLDDYRLLKHNLNNPTQKLSSQDRLIPYTVFLDPELARIGLTETQAIAQGYTVKIAKIPAAVIPRAKTQGETAGVLKAVIDAKTDLIIGVSIFCAEAGEVLGVIQLAMELEMPYQKLRDVMFAHPTLVEGINLWFAQVS
- a CDS encoding mechanosensitive ion channel family protein, translating into MMEYVNIVLKTLDGFAKEFASRSPYILIAILFLIITHFVAKTSAFLFRKYLRRMWIRSNLVIVLQKMMTILIWLVGILIVATILFPSVTPANVLTALGISSIAIGFAFKDIIENFLAGILILLREPFHIGDYIETTQQDGTVEHVSVRNTHIRRTDGVRIVIPNALLFTNSVRVLTDQKFRRIQAICGFNYNDDLEKIRNVLKDAVTQCESVNKDQYIQIYVQELSASGVNFEITWWTKPKPGDIRYSRDEVLSGIKKALDSEGIEISHAYTVDLFQDKLIQFIEQKSEEPKNKEEPENKHGNENQDR
- a CDS encoding ABC transporter ATP-binding protein, which produces MTKKSLIQLKNISKTYDVGGLRSKVLKDVSLNVDEGELLAIVGASGSGKSTLMNIIGLLDKADTGEYLLREHRVAALNEDELAALRNQSIGFVFQQFNLLPRFTAEQNVALPLTYRHMPKAEIKERVRVSLERVGMATFMHHRPTQLSGGQQQRVAIARSLVGEPRVILADEPTGALDSRTGTEVMNLFHHLHTEGCTIILVTHDEQVAAQCARRITLADGEIIAERYQ
- a CDS encoding ABC transporter permease; translation: MSWWHHLPQALVNLTAAKLRSLLAVLGILVGTAAVVALLCCGELATEKALEQFKALGTDLLAVSVFQQTPGKSSGGDDLSLSLWRQLPERIPAIKKIAPYSTTYQPMSFEGKILQGAVIGADESLANIIHIQLARGHFVSFVESFEHFCVIGDGLAKQLQDIHFDDPIGKQLRIGQALYTIIGVAQPWKENGFFNEDINQAVIIPIAGVALISKENKINNAILQLEEDSPIDDIIEQVKQLIIAQNPKLNVFSRSAKQIIAGMESQGHIFTLLLAVIGGISLLVGGIGVMNVMLVSVSERKKEIGIRKAVGAKNHEIQILFLIESVMLSFLGGVLGVILGLIFTWVVAYFSHWTFTLLLTPPLAGFAVSVATGIFFGFYPARRAAKLEPVVSLRSE
- a CDS encoding site-2 protease family protein codes for the protein MDSNIKEDGLYLFKLFGFEVRLDWTWFFPAILITWTLAAGYFPLRFPGFSVSHYWIMGIAGAIGLFLSIILHELCHSLVGRLYDIPISGIKLFVFGGIAKMSAEPPSPKSEFLMAGAGPLLSIGLGVAFYILLQIGTQANWPILFNGVISYLSMINFVLAVFNLLPGFPLDGGRILRSILWWWSNDLKWATRIASKGGTWLGFSMIFFGIIQFIQGALIAGLWMVLIGFFLQSLSKMSYKELFIKEMFRGEAIKKYVKTNPIWVESDMTLQELVDNYFYQYYHKLYPVMRNGRLVGSISFDTVGEIEKKEWPSVRVKQVMSDCSEKNVVDVETDVAKVLEIMQAHNVNRLIVTQHGKLYGMITLKDLMDIVFIKRVLRG
- a CDS encoding efflux RND transporter periplasmic adaptor subunit — translated: MKIKLTFLLNLLLASLLTACGSDHQQQKKELQTYTVKPETVHKTLFFTGTIQPLHESAITSPLDAVIETMHYHYGQFVKKGDVVMTLNSSELQKQYNDTLTDYLKSKDNYSVTKARFAGTQELWDAGLLSKNNYLSEKSGLDTARMTLMQATRKLGEMLERMDDGSNQKLSSLSIAEFDKVRQALATNHHLIRLKAPADGILLYPPKASDDKSSKLNVGTAVKPNQVIALVGDLTGISVEIDVPEVDIDKIHTGMPATITGIALGRQALKGELVAVNAQATDTGSGGLPSFSAVVEVKSLTPEQRNWIKVGMSASIAIDIDTSNQLLIPIAAVKQEKGKSVVKLRANDGSLSTRIVSTGAAQADKVIVASGLKSGDVVAYD
- a CDS encoding potassium transporter Kup, with amino-acid sequence MPNNTKKTLPLSLGALGVVYGDLGTSPLYALQQVFPNMPLTFENILGVLSLVFWSLILVISICYMTVFLRADNEGEGGILALLSLLKRHERSYPQLLFLIGIVGAGLLLGDGMLTPAISVISAIEGLKVISPYFSYLIVPLSFFLLLCLFLFQRFGTGKIGSTFGPILFCWFITIGILGGVALFHNPVVLYAINPYYAFKFFYHGGWHAYILLSGVFLVITGAEAMYADLGHFGRTPIRVAWFVVVFPALFLNYFGQGAYLLENPQAISNSFYALAPSWFSYPLIIIATIATIIASQGIISASFSLAKQAILLNVCPRLSIIHTSRDEKGQVYVPQINFILAFGTLLLVVILRSSGALAAAFGMAVNLVMIIVTILVIFVARLFWNWSLFKIIWVFSLFMLIDLMFLGANLHKINQGAWIPLVFASLTGVIMITWNKGMKLLRSSYYMNKMALPEIIKKFEHEKLNHIEDLTAIFITDPYDKSGGTFLHYLDLNHMVPRTVLIVSIVIENYPYLPIKKRYELETLTSEIYDLKLHYGFMQRINVPYALSLCDEHDVLPFSLDVDKATFLVERINITKKKRPRLFYWQKKMFVFLLNNSAFDIDFFHLPHDRTITIGTYCEI